A window of Panulirus ornatus isolate Po-2019 chromosome 27, ASM3632096v1, whole genome shotgun sequence contains these coding sequences:
- the LOC139757575 gene encoding cytochrome P450 6k1-like: MGVETWLLLVSVVVLALWAYSRWRLSYWSSRGITAPPALPFLGHAHKIFSKTQGRWVFDDEVYTKYGGSTFCGTYEMHRPVLMIGDPDLIKHILVKDFDHFVDRRTMKMQHESDKIINEVLVMKTGEEWKSLRSIMSPAFTSGKIRGMFPLVCDIADVLVSFSLKQAATQPYVDMKDYFGRFTMDTIASCAFGIECNSFKDVNADFPNKAAAFFSMSQWRFLKFLMFLTFPSLCRVLKIRFNPPEMDFFEEVARETVAAREKGHKRGDFLDLLMEARDNQNSPNNKRKGKHCLMSCRTFACP, translated from the exons ATGGGCGTGGAGacgtggttgttgttggtgagcGTTGTGGTGTTAGCGTTGTGGGCGTACTCCAGGTGGCGCCTCAGCTATTGGTCCTCCAGGGGAATAACAGCCCCGCCTGCCCTCCCATTCCTGGGCCACGCACACAAGATATTTTCCAAAACTCAAGGACgatgggtgtttgatgatgag GTCTACACCAAGTATGGAGGGTCAACCTTCTGCGGGACGTATGAAATGCACAGACCAGTCTTGATGATCGGTGACCCAGACCTCATCAAGCATATTCTTGTTAAGGACTTCGACCACTTCGTGGACCGTCGGACAATGAAGATGCAACACGAGTCTGATAAGATAATTAATGAGGTGTTGGTTATGAAGACGGGAGAAGAGTGGAAGTCTCTACGATCCATTATGTCGCCAGCATTTACTTCGGGGAAGATACGGGGTATGTTCCCTCTAGTGTGTGACATTGCCGACGTCCTCGTGTCTTTCTCACTTAAACAGGCAGCTACACAGCCATACGTTGATATGAAGGACTACTTCGGACGGTTCACTATGGACACCATCGCCTCTTGTGCCTTTGGAATTGAATGTAACTCTTTCAAAGACGTCAATGCAGATTTTCCAAACAAGGCTGCAGCTTTCTTTTCCATGTCTCAGTGGAGATTCTTGAAATTTTTGATGTTTCTAACCTTCCCAAGTTTATGTAGAGTTCTGAAAATTCGTTTCAACCCTCCCGAGATGGACTTTTTTGAGGAAGTGGCTCGCGAGACAGTTGCAGCCAGGGAGAAGGGTCATAAACGTGGAGACTTCCTTGATCTGTTGATGGAGGCTCGTGACAACCAGAACTCACCCAACAACAAGAGAAAAGGTAAGCATTGCTTGATGAGCTGCAGAACATTTGCTTGTCCATAA